A window of the Hevea brasiliensis isolate MT/VB/25A 57/8 chromosome 6, ASM3005281v1, whole genome shotgun sequence genome harbors these coding sequences:
- the LOC110661879 gene encoding nucleolin 1 isoform X1: protein MGKSSKKSTPKVDAAPAVTPFLKSAKKGKREAEEAIEKLVSAKKQKIDEGVKHALKKEKVEVKTHKKKKEESSSSNDSSSEEELKAKVVSTKEQKARKPPVQESSSEESSSEEEAPPKATLLLKKQLTAAKNGSVGASGTKGKENSSSDSSDDESGDEELNVKGAAKKGVKATKPLVDESSSEDESSSDEKPHAKVALPPKQQLDAKNGTVGARPKKSKDDTSSSESSDDESDEDEKKSSQASQVKKLPETVTKKASHTSSEESDSDSSSDEQTELPAKASAPQIVPQGTTKKNAEPSSSSDESESCDDSDSDEEKAASAKAPASKRVALPATNNKAQSSDDSDDSDSDKDKGTTTKAITAVLKVQTSEKSDGNGSSESDSDDSDSDSDSDASAAKAAVGSKRPSSVAQTKESKKVKIAQKESSSSEESSSDSSDDEEESEDDKPVKTPKKNGADVEMVDVATPQATAKKADLQSAKKAPKTPVTPEVQSMGSKTLFVGNLPFQVERADVESFFEGAGQIVDVRFAMDNDQRFKGFGHVEFSTAEAAQKALKLNGQSLNGRRLRLDLARERGERGSFAPYSGSRDNNSIHKGGRGQAQKIFVRGFDKSRGEDQIRSALGEHFEACGEVTRISIPTDYETGAIKGMAYLEFKDAEGFNKALELSGSQFGDQYLTVEEAKPPRSDNRDGWGSGSSGGRSSGGRSGGRDGGGRFGGRGGGRGRGRATPNKPRVTAAATGKKTTFQDDDE from the exons ATGGGCAAATCTAGCAAGAAATCAACCCCCAAA gttgacgCAGCCCCTGCTGTAACCCCTTTCTTGAAGTCTGCAAAGAAAG GTAAGAGAGAAGCTGAAGAAGCAATAGAGAAGCTTGTTAGTGCAAAGAAACAGAAGATAGATGAGGGAGTAAAACATGCCCTTAAGAAAGAAAAGGTTGAAGTTAAGACTCATAAAAAGAAGAAAGAGGAGTCCAGTAGTTCTAATGACTCTTCTTCTGAGGAAGAACTGAAG GCCAAAGTTGTATCCACAAAGGAACAAAAGGCAAGAAAACCACCTGTCCAAGAATCTAGTAGTGAAGAATCCTCTTCAGAAGAA GAGGCTCCCCCCAAAGCTACTCTTCTTTTGAAGAAGCAGCTAACAGCCGCAAAAAATGGCTCTGTTGGTGCTTCTGGTACAAAAGGCAAGGAGAATAGCAGTTCAGATTCTTCAGATGATGAATCTGGTGATGAAGAGTTGAAT GTTAAAGGTGCAGCCAAGAAAGGTGTCAAGGCTACAAAACCACTTGTTGATGAATCTAGCAGTGAGGATGAGTCCTCTTCTGATGAG AAGCCTCATGCCAAAGTTGCTCTGCCACCAAAGCAGCAGTTAGATGCCAAAAATGGGACAGTTGGTGCTCGTCCTAAGAAAAGCAAGGATGATACCAGCAGTTCAGAATCTTCAGATGATGAATCTGATGAGGATGAG AAAAAGTCTTCTCAAGCTTCCCAAGTGAAGAAGTTGCCAGAAACTGTCACTAAAAAAGCATCTCATACAAGTTCTGAGGAGTCGGACTCAGATAGCTCCTCAGATGAGCAAACT GAGTTACCTGCAAAGGCTTCAGCTCCACAGATTGTTCCACAGGGAACTACCAAAAAAAATGCTGAACCAAGTAGTAGCTCTGATGAAAGTGAGAGCTGTGATGACAGTGATTCTGATGAAGAAAAG GCTGCTTCTGCAAAGGCCCCTGCTTCTAAGAGGGTTGCTTTACCAGCTACAAATAACAAAGCTCAATCTAGTGATGATTCTGATGATAGTGATTCTGATAAGGATAAG GGCACAACCACAAAGGCAATAACAGCTGTTTTGAAAGTGCAGACATCAGAAAAGAGTGACGGGAATGGCAGTTCTGAAAGCGACTCTGATGACTCTGACTCTGACTCTGACTCTGAT GCTTCTGCAGCCAAGGCTGCTGTTGGTTCAAAAAGGCCATCTTCAGTGGCTCAAACTAAGGAATCAAAAAAG GTTAAGATAGCTCAAAAGGAAAGCAGCAGTTCTGAGGAGAGCTCCAGTGATAGTTCAGATGATGAAGAAGAAAGCGAGGATGATAAACCTGTGAAAACCCCAAAGAAAAAT GGCGCTGATGTGGAAATGGTAGATGTTGCAACTCCACAGGCAACTGCCAAGAAGGCTGATTTGCAATCTGCTAAGAAAGCT CCCAAAACTCCAGTTACTCCTGAGGTTCAGTCTATGGGATCAAAGACATTGTTTGTTGGCAACTTACCTTTTCAAGTTGAACGAGCTGATGT GGAAAGTTTCTTTGAAGGTGCTGGTCAAATTGTTGATGTGCGCTTTGCTATGGACAACGATCAGAGGTTTAAGGGCTTTGGACATGTTGAGTTTAGCACAGCTGAAGCAGCACAGAAG GCTCTTAAATTGAATGGTCAAAGTTTAAATGGCCGGCGACTTAGACTTGATTTGGCACGTGAAAGGGGTGAAAGGGGTTCGTTCGCACCTTATAGCGG CAGCAGAGACAATAACTCAATTCATAAGGGAGGGAGAGGCCAGGCTCAGAAGATATTTGTCAGGGGGTTTGATAAGTCCCGTGGTGAGGATCAG ATTAGGAGTGCCCTTGGGGAGCATTTTGAAGCTTGTGGAGAGGTTACTAGAATATCTATCCCAACAGATTATGAGACTGGTGCTATTAAGGG GATGGCTTACTTGGAATTCAAGGATGCTGAGGGTTTCAACAAAGCTTTAGAGCTTAGTGGCAGTCAATTTGGAGATCAGTACTTAACTGTTGAAGAGGCAAAACCACCAAGGAGTGATAACCGTGATGGCTGGGGTAGTGGCAGCAGTGGAGGCCGAAGCAGTGGAGGGAGGAGTGGTGGTAGAGATGGTGGTGGCCGTTTTGGGGGTAGAGGTGGTGGTCGTGGCAGAGGACGTGCAACACCCAATAAGCCTAGGGTGACTGCAGCTGCCACAG GGAAGAAGACAACATTTCAAGATGATGATGAGTGA
- the LOC110661879 gene encoding nucleolin 1 isoform X4 has translation MALLVLLVQKARRIAVQILQMMNLVKGAAKKGVKATKPLVDESSSEDESSSDEKPHAKVALPPKQQLDAKNGTVGARPKKSKDDTSSSESSDDESDEDEKKSSQASQVKKLPETVTKKASHTSSEESDSDSSSDEQTELPAKASAPQIVPQGTTKKNAEPSSSSDESESCDDSDSDEEKAASAKAPASKRVALPATNNKAQSSDDSDDSDSDKDKGTTTKAITAVLKVQTSEKSDGNGSSESDSDDSDSDSDSDASAAKAAVGSKRPSSVAQTKESKKVKIAQKESSSSEESSSDSSDDEEESEDDKPVKTPKKNGADVEMVDVATPQATAKKADLQSAKKAPKTPVTPEVQSMGSKTLFVGNLPFQVERADVESFFEGAGQIVDVRFAMDNDQRFKGFGHVEFSTAEAAQKALKLNGQSLNGRRLRLDLARERGERGSFAPYSGSRDNNSIHKGGRGQAQKIFVRGFDKSRGEDQIRSALGEHFEACGEVTRISIPTDYETGAIKGMAYLEFKDAEGFNKALELSGSQFGDQYLTVEEAKPPRSDNRDGWGSGSSGGRSSGGRSGGRDGGGRFGGRGGGRGRGRATPNKPRVTAAATGKKTTFQDDDE, from the exons ATGGCTCTGTTGGTGCTTCTGGTACAAAAGGCAAGGAGAATAGCAGTTCAGATTCTTCAGATGATGAATCTG GTTAAAGGTGCAGCCAAGAAAGGTGTCAAGGCTACAAAACCACTTGTTGATGAATCTAGCAGTGAGGATGAGTCCTCTTCTGATGAG AAGCCTCATGCCAAAGTTGCTCTGCCACCAAAGCAGCAGTTAGATGCCAAAAATGGGACAGTTGGTGCTCGTCCTAAGAAAAGCAAGGATGATACCAGCAGTTCAGAATCTTCAGATGATGAATCTGATGAGGATGAG AAAAAGTCTTCTCAAGCTTCCCAAGTGAAGAAGTTGCCAGAAACTGTCACTAAAAAAGCATCTCATACAAGTTCTGAGGAGTCGGACTCAGATAGCTCCTCAGATGAGCAAACT GAGTTACCTGCAAAGGCTTCAGCTCCACAGATTGTTCCACAGGGAACTACCAAAAAAAATGCTGAACCAAGTAGTAGCTCTGATGAAAGTGAGAGCTGTGATGACAGTGATTCTGATGAAGAAAAG GCTGCTTCTGCAAAGGCCCCTGCTTCTAAGAGGGTTGCTTTACCAGCTACAAATAACAAAGCTCAATCTAGTGATGATTCTGATGATAGTGATTCTGATAAGGATAAG GGCACAACCACAAAGGCAATAACAGCTGTTTTGAAAGTGCAGACATCAGAAAAGAGTGACGGGAATGGCAGTTCTGAAAGCGACTCTGATGACTCTGACTCTGACTCTGACTCTGAT GCTTCTGCAGCCAAGGCTGCTGTTGGTTCAAAAAGGCCATCTTCAGTGGCTCAAACTAAGGAATCAAAAAAG GTTAAGATAGCTCAAAAGGAAAGCAGCAGTTCTGAGGAGAGCTCCAGTGATAGTTCAGATGATGAAGAAGAAAGCGAGGATGATAAACCTGTGAAAACCCCAAAGAAAAAT GGCGCTGATGTGGAAATGGTAGATGTTGCAACTCCACAGGCAACTGCCAAGAAGGCTGATTTGCAATCTGCTAAGAAAGCT CCCAAAACTCCAGTTACTCCTGAGGTTCAGTCTATGGGATCAAAGACATTGTTTGTTGGCAACTTACCTTTTCAAGTTGAACGAGCTGATGT GGAAAGTTTCTTTGAAGGTGCTGGTCAAATTGTTGATGTGCGCTTTGCTATGGACAACGATCAGAGGTTTAAGGGCTTTGGACATGTTGAGTTTAGCACAGCTGAAGCAGCACAGAAG GCTCTTAAATTGAATGGTCAAAGTTTAAATGGCCGGCGACTTAGACTTGATTTGGCACGTGAAAGGGGTGAAAGGGGTTCGTTCGCACCTTATAGCGG CAGCAGAGACAATAACTCAATTCATAAGGGAGGGAGAGGCCAGGCTCAGAAGATATTTGTCAGGGGGTTTGATAAGTCCCGTGGTGAGGATCAG ATTAGGAGTGCCCTTGGGGAGCATTTTGAAGCTTGTGGAGAGGTTACTAGAATATCTATCCCAACAGATTATGAGACTGGTGCTATTAAGGG GATGGCTTACTTGGAATTCAAGGATGCTGAGGGTTTCAACAAAGCTTTAGAGCTTAGTGGCAGTCAATTTGGAGATCAGTACTTAACTGTTGAAGAGGCAAAACCACCAAGGAGTGATAACCGTGATGGCTGGGGTAGTGGCAGCAGTGGAGGCCGAAGCAGTGGAGGGAGGAGTGGTGGTAGAGATGGTGGTGGCCGTTTTGGGGGTAGAGGTGGTGGTCGTGGCAGAGGACGTGCAACACCCAATAAGCCTAGGGTGACTGCAGCTGCCACAG GGAAGAAGACAACATTTCAAGATGATGATGAGTGA
- the LOC110661879 gene encoding nucleolin 1 isoform X5 gives MALLVLLVQKARRIAVQILQMMNLVKGAAKKGVKATKPLVDESSSEDESSSDEPHAKVALPPKQQLDAKNGTVGARPKKSKDDTSSSESSDDESDEDEKKSSQASQVKKLPETVTKKASHTSSEESDSDSSSDEQTELPAKASAPQIVPQGTTKKNAEPSSSSDESESCDDSDSDEEKAASAKAPASKRVALPATNNKAQSSDDSDDSDSDKDKGTTTKAITAVLKVQTSEKSDGNGSSESDSDDSDSDSDSDASAAKAAVGSKRPSSVAQTKESKKVKIAQKESSSSEESSSDSSDDEEESEDDKPVKTPKKNGADVEMVDVATPQATAKKADLQSAKKAPKTPVTPEVQSMGSKTLFVGNLPFQVERADVESFFEGAGQIVDVRFAMDNDQRFKGFGHVEFSTAEAAQKALKLNGQSLNGRRLRLDLARERGERGSFAPYSGSRDNNSIHKGGRGQAQKIFVRGFDKSRGEDQIRSALGEHFEACGEVTRISIPTDYETGAIKGMAYLEFKDAEGFNKALELSGSQFGDQYLTVEEAKPPRSDNRDGWGSGSSGGRSSGGRSGGRDGGGRFGGRGGGRGRGRATPNKPRVTAAATGKKTTFQDDDE, from the exons ATGGCTCTGTTGGTGCTTCTGGTACAAAAGGCAAGGAGAATAGCAGTTCAGATTCTTCAGATGATGAATCTG GTTAAAGGTGCAGCCAAGAAAGGTGTCAAGGCTACAAAACCACTTGTTGATGAATCTAGCAGTGAGGATGAGTCCTCTTCTGATGAG CCTCATGCCAAAGTTGCTCTGCCACCAAAGCAGCAGTTAGATGCCAAAAATGGGACAGTTGGTGCTCGTCCTAAGAAAAGCAAGGATGATACCAGCAGTTCAGAATCTTCAGATGATGAATCTGATGAGGATGAG AAAAAGTCTTCTCAAGCTTCCCAAGTGAAGAAGTTGCCAGAAACTGTCACTAAAAAAGCATCTCATACAAGTTCTGAGGAGTCGGACTCAGATAGCTCCTCAGATGAGCAAACT GAGTTACCTGCAAAGGCTTCAGCTCCACAGATTGTTCCACAGGGAACTACCAAAAAAAATGCTGAACCAAGTAGTAGCTCTGATGAAAGTGAGAGCTGTGATGACAGTGATTCTGATGAAGAAAAG GCTGCTTCTGCAAAGGCCCCTGCTTCTAAGAGGGTTGCTTTACCAGCTACAAATAACAAAGCTCAATCTAGTGATGATTCTGATGATAGTGATTCTGATAAGGATAAG GGCACAACCACAAAGGCAATAACAGCTGTTTTGAAAGTGCAGACATCAGAAAAGAGTGACGGGAATGGCAGTTCTGAAAGCGACTCTGATGACTCTGACTCTGACTCTGACTCTGAT GCTTCTGCAGCCAAGGCTGCTGTTGGTTCAAAAAGGCCATCTTCAGTGGCTCAAACTAAGGAATCAAAAAAG GTTAAGATAGCTCAAAAGGAAAGCAGCAGTTCTGAGGAGAGCTCCAGTGATAGTTCAGATGATGAAGAAGAAAGCGAGGATGATAAACCTGTGAAAACCCCAAAGAAAAAT GGCGCTGATGTGGAAATGGTAGATGTTGCAACTCCACAGGCAACTGCCAAGAAGGCTGATTTGCAATCTGCTAAGAAAGCT CCCAAAACTCCAGTTACTCCTGAGGTTCAGTCTATGGGATCAAAGACATTGTTTGTTGGCAACTTACCTTTTCAAGTTGAACGAGCTGATGT GGAAAGTTTCTTTGAAGGTGCTGGTCAAATTGTTGATGTGCGCTTTGCTATGGACAACGATCAGAGGTTTAAGGGCTTTGGACATGTTGAGTTTAGCACAGCTGAAGCAGCACAGAAG GCTCTTAAATTGAATGGTCAAAGTTTAAATGGCCGGCGACTTAGACTTGATTTGGCACGTGAAAGGGGTGAAAGGGGTTCGTTCGCACCTTATAGCGG CAGCAGAGACAATAACTCAATTCATAAGGGAGGGAGAGGCCAGGCTCAGAAGATATTTGTCAGGGGGTTTGATAAGTCCCGTGGTGAGGATCAG ATTAGGAGTGCCCTTGGGGAGCATTTTGAAGCTTGTGGAGAGGTTACTAGAATATCTATCCCAACAGATTATGAGACTGGTGCTATTAAGGG GATGGCTTACTTGGAATTCAAGGATGCTGAGGGTTTCAACAAAGCTTTAGAGCTTAGTGGCAGTCAATTTGGAGATCAGTACTTAACTGTTGAAGAGGCAAAACCACCAAGGAGTGATAACCGTGATGGCTGGGGTAGTGGCAGCAGTGGAGGCCGAAGCAGTGGAGGGAGGAGTGGTGGTAGAGATGGTGGTGGCCGTTTTGGGGGTAGAGGTGGTGGTCGTGGCAGAGGACGTGCAACACCCAATAAGCCTAGGGTGACTGCAGCTGCCACAG GGAAGAAGACAACATTTCAAGATGATGATGAGTGA
- the LOC110661879 gene encoding nucleolin 1 isoform X3 gives MGKSSKKSTPKVDAAPAVTPFLKSAKKGKREAEEAIEKLVSAKKQKIDEGVKHALKKEKVEVKTHKKKKEESSSSNDSSSEEELKAKVVSTKEQKARKPPVQESSSEESSSEEEAPPKATLLLKKQLTAAKNGSVGASGTKGKENSSSDSSDDESGDEELNVKGAAKKGVKATKPLVDESSSEDESSSDEPHAKVALPPKQQLDAKNGTVGARPKKSKDDTSSSESSDDESDEDEKKSSQASQVKKLPETVTKKASHTSSEESDSDSSSDEQTELPAKASAPQIVPQGTTKKNAEPSSSSDESESCDDSDSDEEKAASAKAPASKRVALPATNNKAQSSDDSDDSDSDKDKGTTTKAITAVLKVQTSEKSDGNGSSESDSDDSDSDSDSDASAAKAAVGSKRPSSVAQTKESKKVKIAQKESSSSEESSSDSSDDEEESEDDKPVKTPKKNGADVEMVDVATPQATAKKADLQSAKKAPKTPVTPEVQSMGSKTLFVGNLPFQVERADVESFFEGAGQIVDVRFAMDNDQRFKGFGHVEFSTAEAAQKALKLNGQSLNGRRLRLDLARERGERGSFAPYSGSRDNNSIHKGGRGQAQKIFVRGFDKSRGEDQIRSALGEHFEACGEVTRISIPTDYETGAIKGMAYLEFKDAEGFNKALELSGSQFGDQYLTVEEAKPPRSDNRDGWGSGSSGGRSSGGRSGGRDGGGRFGGRGGGRGRGRATPNKPRVTAAATGKKTTFQDDDE, from the exons ATGGGCAAATCTAGCAAGAAATCAACCCCCAAA gttgacgCAGCCCCTGCTGTAACCCCTTTCTTGAAGTCTGCAAAGAAAG GTAAGAGAGAAGCTGAAGAAGCAATAGAGAAGCTTGTTAGTGCAAAGAAACAGAAGATAGATGAGGGAGTAAAACATGCCCTTAAGAAAGAAAAGGTTGAAGTTAAGACTCATAAAAAGAAGAAAGAGGAGTCCAGTAGTTCTAATGACTCTTCTTCTGAGGAAGAACTGAAG GCCAAAGTTGTATCCACAAAGGAACAAAAGGCAAGAAAACCACCTGTCCAAGAATCTAGTAGTGAAGAATCCTCTTCAGAAGAA GAGGCTCCCCCCAAAGCTACTCTTCTTTTGAAGAAGCAGCTAACAGCCGCAAAAAATGGCTCTGTTGGTGCTTCTGGTACAAAAGGCAAGGAGAATAGCAGTTCAGATTCTTCAGATGATGAATCTGGTGATGAAGAGTTGAAT GTTAAAGGTGCAGCCAAGAAAGGTGTCAAGGCTACAAAACCACTTGTTGATGAATCTAGCAGTGAGGATGAGTCCTCTTCTGATGAG CCTCATGCCAAAGTTGCTCTGCCACCAAAGCAGCAGTTAGATGCCAAAAATGGGACAGTTGGTGCTCGTCCTAAGAAAAGCAAGGATGATACCAGCAGTTCAGAATCTTCAGATGATGAATCTGATGAGGATGAG AAAAAGTCTTCTCAAGCTTCCCAAGTGAAGAAGTTGCCAGAAACTGTCACTAAAAAAGCATCTCATACAAGTTCTGAGGAGTCGGACTCAGATAGCTCCTCAGATGAGCAAACT GAGTTACCTGCAAAGGCTTCAGCTCCACAGATTGTTCCACAGGGAACTACCAAAAAAAATGCTGAACCAAGTAGTAGCTCTGATGAAAGTGAGAGCTGTGATGACAGTGATTCTGATGAAGAAAAG GCTGCTTCTGCAAAGGCCCCTGCTTCTAAGAGGGTTGCTTTACCAGCTACAAATAACAAAGCTCAATCTAGTGATGATTCTGATGATAGTGATTCTGATAAGGATAAG GGCACAACCACAAAGGCAATAACAGCTGTTTTGAAAGTGCAGACATCAGAAAAGAGTGACGGGAATGGCAGTTCTGAAAGCGACTCTGATGACTCTGACTCTGACTCTGACTCTGAT GCTTCTGCAGCCAAGGCTGCTGTTGGTTCAAAAAGGCCATCTTCAGTGGCTCAAACTAAGGAATCAAAAAAG GTTAAGATAGCTCAAAAGGAAAGCAGCAGTTCTGAGGAGAGCTCCAGTGATAGTTCAGATGATGAAGAAGAAAGCGAGGATGATAAACCTGTGAAAACCCCAAAGAAAAAT GGCGCTGATGTGGAAATGGTAGATGTTGCAACTCCACAGGCAACTGCCAAGAAGGCTGATTTGCAATCTGCTAAGAAAGCT CCCAAAACTCCAGTTACTCCTGAGGTTCAGTCTATGGGATCAAAGACATTGTTTGTTGGCAACTTACCTTTTCAAGTTGAACGAGCTGATGT GGAAAGTTTCTTTGAAGGTGCTGGTCAAATTGTTGATGTGCGCTTTGCTATGGACAACGATCAGAGGTTTAAGGGCTTTGGACATGTTGAGTTTAGCACAGCTGAAGCAGCACAGAAG GCTCTTAAATTGAATGGTCAAAGTTTAAATGGCCGGCGACTTAGACTTGATTTGGCACGTGAAAGGGGTGAAAGGGGTTCGTTCGCACCTTATAGCGG CAGCAGAGACAATAACTCAATTCATAAGGGAGGGAGAGGCCAGGCTCAGAAGATATTTGTCAGGGGGTTTGATAAGTCCCGTGGTGAGGATCAG ATTAGGAGTGCCCTTGGGGAGCATTTTGAAGCTTGTGGAGAGGTTACTAGAATATCTATCCCAACAGATTATGAGACTGGTGCTATTAAGGG GATGGCTTACTTGGAATTCAAGGATGCTGAGGGTTTCAACAAAGCTTTAGAGCTTAGTGGCAGTCAATTTGGAGATCAGTACTTAACTGTTGAAGAGGCAAAACCACCAAGGAGTGATAACCGTGATGGCTGGGGTAGTGGCAGCAGTGGAGGCCGAAGCAGTGGAGGGAGGAGTGGTGGTAGAGATGGTGGTGGCCGTTTTGGGGGTAGAGGTGGTGGTCGTGGCAGAGGACGTGCAACACCCAATAAGCCTAGGGTGACTGCAGCTGCCACAG GGAAGAAGACAACATTTCAAGATGATGATGAGTGA
- the LOC110661879 gene encoding nucleolin 1 isoform X2 produces MGKSSKKSTPKVDAAPAVTPFLKSAKKGKREAEEAIEKLVSAKKQKIDEGVKHALKKEKVEVKTHKKKKEESSSSNDSSSEEELKAKVVSTKEQKARKPPVQESSSEESSSEEEAPPKATLLLKKQLTAAKNGSVGASGTKGKENSSSDSSDDESGDEELNVKGAAKKGVKATKPLVDESSSEDESSSDEKPHAKVALPPKQQLDAKNGTVGARPKKSKDDTSSSESSDDESDEDEKKSSQASQVKKLPETVTKKASHTSSEESDSDSSSDEQTELPAKASAPQIVPQGTTKKNAEPSSSSDESESCDDSDSDEEKAASAKAPASKRVALPATNNKAQSSDDSDDSDSDKDKGTTTKAITAVLKVQTSEKSDGNGSSESDSDDSDSDSDSDASAAKAAVGSKRPSSVAQTKESKKVKIAQKESSSSEESSSDSSDDEEESEDDKPVKTPKKNGADVEMVDVATPQATAKKADLQSAKKAPKTPVTPEVQSMGSKTLFVGNLPFQVERADVESFFEGAGQIVDVRFAMDNDQRFKGFGHVEFSTAEAAQKALKLNGQSLNGRRLRLDLARERGERGSFAPYSGRDNNSIHKGGRGQAQKIFVRGFDKSRGEDQIRSALGEHFEACGEVTRISIPTDYETGAIKGMAYLEFKDAEGFNKALELSGSQFGDQYLTVEEAKPPRSDNRDGWGSGSSGGRSSGGRSGGRDGGGRFGGRGGGRGRGRATPNKPRVTAAATGKKTTFQDDDE; encoded by the exons ATGGGCAAATCTAGCAAGAAATCAACCCCCAAA gttgacgCAGCCCCTGCTGTAACCCCTTTCTTGAAGTCTGCAAAGAAAG GTAAGAGAGAAGCTGAAGAAGCAATAGAGAAGCTTGTTAGTGCAAAGAAACAGAAGATAGATGAGGGAGTAAAACATGCCCTTAAGAAAGAAAAGGTTGAAGTTAAGACTCATAAAAAGAAGAAAGAGGAGTCCAGTAGTTCTAATGACTCTTCTTCTGAGGAAGAACTGAAG GCCAAAGTTGTATCCACAAAGGAACAAAAGGCAAGAAAACCACCTGTCCAAGAATCTAGTAGTGAAGAATCCTCTTCAGAAGAA GAGGCTCCCCCCAAAGCTACTCTTCTTTTGAAGAAGCAGCTAACAGCCGCAAAAAATGGCTCTGTTGGTGCTTCTGGTACAAAAGGCAAGGAGAATAGCAGTTCAGATTCTTCAGATGATGAATCTGGTGATGAAGAGTTGAAT GTTAAAGGTGCAGCCAAGAAAGGTGTCAAGGCTACAAAACCACTTGTTGATGAATCTAGCAGTGAGGATGAGTCCTCTTCTGATGAG AAGCCTCATGCCAAAGTTGCTCTGCCACCAAAGCAGCAGTTAGATGCCAAAAATGGGACAGTTGGTGCTCGTCCTAAGAAAAGCAAGGATGATACCAGCAGTTCAGAATCTTCAGATGATGAATCTGATGAGGATGAG AAAAAGTCTTCTCAAGCTTCCCAAGTGAAGAAGTTGCCAGAAACTGTCACTAAAAAAGCATCTCATACAAGTTCTGAGGAGTCGGACTCAGATAGCTCCTCAGATGAGCAAACT GAGTTACCTGCAAAGGCTTCAGCTCCACAGATTGTTCCACAGGGAACTACCAAAAAAAATGCTGAACCAAGTAGTAGCTCTGATGAAAGTGAGAGCTGTGATGACAGTGATTCTGATGAAGAAAAG GCTGCTTCTGCAAAGGCCCCTGCTTCTAAGAGGGTTGCTTTACCAGCTACAAATAACAAAGCTCAATCTAGTGATGATTCTGATGATAGTGATTCTGATAAGGATAAG GGCACAACCACAAAGGCAATAACAGCTGTTTTGAAAGTGCAGACATCAGAAAAGAGTGACGGGAATGGCAGTTCTGAAAGCGACTCTGATGACTCTGACTCTGACTCTGACTCTGAT GCTTCTGCAGCCAAGGCTGCTGTTGGTTCAAAAAGGCCATCTTCAGTGGCTCAAACTAAGGAATCAAAAAAG GTTAAGATAGCTCAAAAGGAAAGCAGCAGTTCTGAGGAGAGCTCCAGTGATAGTTCAGATGATGAAGAAGAAAGCGAGGATGATAAACCTGTGAAAACCCCAAAGAAAAAT GGCGCTGATGTGGAAATGGTAGATGTTGCAACTCCACAGGCAACTGCCAAGAAGGCTGATTTGCAATCTGCTAAGAAAGCT CCCAAAACTCCAGTTACTCCTGAGGTTCAGTCTATGGGATCAAAGACATTGTTTGTTGGCAACTTACCTTTTCAAGTTGAACGAGCTGATGT GGAAAGTTTCTTTGAAGGTGCTGGTCAAATTGTTGATGTGCGCTTTGCTATGGACAACGATCAGAGGTTTAAGGGCTTTGGACATGTTGAGTTTAGCACAGCTGAAGCAGCACAGAAG GCTCTTAAATTGAATGGTCAAAGTTTAAATGGCCGGCGACTTAGACTTGATTTGGCACGTGAAAGGGGTGAAAGGGGTTCGTTCGCACCTTATAGCGG CAGAGACAATAACTCAATTCATAAGGGAGGGAGAGGCCAGGCTCAGAAGATATTTGTCAGGGGGTTTGATAAGTCCCGTGGTGAGGATCAG ATTAGGAGTGCCCTTGGGGAGCATTTTGAAGCTTGTGGAGAGGTTACTAGAATATCTATCCCAACAGATTATGAGACTGGTGCTATTAAGGG GATGGCTTACTTGGAATTCAAGGATGCTGAGGGTTTCAACAAAGCTTTAGAGCTTAGTGGCAGTCAATTTGGAGATCAGTACTTAACTGTTGAAGAGGCAAAACCACCAAGGAGTGATAACCGTGATGGCTGGGGTAGTGGCAGCAGTGGAGGCCGAAGCAGTGGAGGGAGGAGTGGTGGTAGAGATGGTGGTGGCCGTTTTGGGGGTAGAGGTGGTGGTCGTGGCAGAGGACGTGCAACACCCAATAAGCCTAGGGTGACTGCAGCTGCCACAG GGAAGAAGACAACATTTCAAGATGATGATGAGTGA